The Agrobacterium larrymoorei genome includes the window TCGAAATGGCCGCCGAGATGGCAGAAGCCAAGGGAATTCCGGTACGGACGGTGTTGACAACAGACGATATCGCTTCGTCACCGATAGAGGACCGTGAGGGTCGCCGTGGAGTGGCCGGTAACCTGTTCATCTTCAAAATAGCGGGTGCTGCCTGCGACTTGGGTTTTCCCCTTGCGCGCTGCGAGGCAATTACCCGTAAGGCCAATGATCGCACTTACACGGTCGGAGTCGCATTGGAACCTTGCTCGATGCCCCAGACACGTCGCTATAACTTCGGCATAGGGCCTGAAGATATAGAGTTCGGAATGGGCATTCATGGCGAACCCGGTGTCGCCCGCGAGAAAATGAGCACCGCCGATACCATCGTCGACAAGGTCCTCAACCGTATTTTTTCAGAGATGAAGCCTGCGGCGGGAGGCCGAGTTGCTGTCTTGGTCAACTCCTTTGGCAGCACGCCGATGATGGAACTGTACATTCTGTTCAGGCGTGTCGAACAACGGTTGTCTGCAAAAGGCATTATCATCACTGCTAGCTGGGTTGGACACTATTGCACTTCCCTCGACATGGTCGGCGCTTCGATATCGATCTTGGATCTCGATGATGAATTAAGCTCGCTTCTGGCGCACCCGTGCGACAGTCTGCTGTTGAAGGTTACTTAAGTATCTATGATTGGCGACTACGTTCGACCGATCGACGGAGGATATGATGTCTGTGTCTACCGCTCGAGTTCTTACCCATATGTTCAGCGAAATTTCGAAAGCAATCGACGCCGAGAAAGATCGCCTGACGGCTTTGGATGGAGCGATAGGTGACGCCGATCACGGTATCACTATGTCTTTAGGATTTAATGCAGTTACGACCCAACTTTCCAGCACAGACCTGGATACGGTGACGGCCTCAGAAGTGTTTACGATTGCAGCAACCACTTTTCTCAATGCTGTTGGCGCTTCCACTGGCCCGCTTTACGCAAGTGCTTTTCTAAACGTTGCTCAAGTATTTAAAAAACACCGCACTCTATCTATCGCCTGCCAAGTAGAAATGATTGAAGCGATAGCAGCAGGCATTCGGGCACGCGGAAAAGGAGAGCTCGGTGACAAGACAATGCTCGACGCATGGATTCCTGCCGCAGAAGCCGCAAAGCAAGCACAACTCCAAGGCGCAAACGCCGCCGACTTATGGACACGCATGACAGAGGCAGCGGACCGTGGAGCATATGCAACGCGTTCAATGGTTGCCGCGCGAGGAAGAGCGTTGAGGCTTGGGGAAAGAGCGCTAGGTCATATCGATCCAGGGGCAGCCTCAGCGGTGATTATTCTACGAGCGATGATGGAAAGCCTTTCTTGGACCGCTTTCGCTAGTGAATGAACGGTATTGCTTTTACGGCATGGATTCAACAAAGTCTTATACCGACTATGCAAAGGGACGATGTCGTCATCCTCGACAATCTGGGAAGCCATAAGAGAAAGCTCGCACGCAATACAATCCGCAATGCCGCGGCTCATCTCTTCTTCTTACCGCCTTATAAACCGGACCTTAATCCCATTAAAATGGTGTTTGCAAAGCTCAAGACACTCGTCAGAAAGTCTGACGAGCGAACCGTCGAAACACATGGAGTCGTACTGGAAAGCTTCTAAAAGCTTTGAGCCCGCAGGAGTGCCCAAACTATCCCAGACACAGGGTGTGGTTGAGTGAAAATCTCACAGATTCTGGGGTCATGGCAGGGAGTGCCTGCTACTGGATGACAGCAGTACCGGTGTGCGGCAGGGTGATGATGGCCTGAAACTCATCCGTCCAGGTAATGC containing:
- the dhaL gene encoding dihydroxyacetone kinase subunit DhaL, with the translated sequence MSVSTARVLTHMFSEISKAIDAEKDRLTALDGAIGDADHGITMSLGFNAVTTQLSSTDLDTVTASEVFTIAATTFLNAVGASTGPLYASAFLNVAQVFKKHRTLSIACQVEMIEAIAAGIRARGKGELGDKTMLDAWIPAAEAAKQAQLQGANAADLWTRMTEAADRGAYATRSMVAARGRALRLGERALGHIDPGAASAVIILRAMMESLSWTAFASE
- a CDS encoding transposase translates to MNGIAFTAWIQQSLIPTMQRDDVVILDNLGSHKRKLARNTIRNAAAHLFFLPPYKPDLNPIKMVFAKLKTLVRKSDERTVETHGVVLESF